From one Larimichthys crocea isolate SSNF chromosome XVIII, L_crocea_2.0, whole genome shotgun sequence genomic stretch:
- the LOC104938833 gene encoding ras-related protein Rab-33B isoform X1: protein MAIENKPGDGFDTVFCQNDSVGLGSHHDYDAAQARIFKIIVIGDSNVGKTCLTYRFCGGTFLKNPEATIGVDFRERTLQLDGETIKLQIWDTAGQERFRKSMVEHYYRSVHAVIFVYDVTSLTSFESIPEWIEECSRHSVGPMVPRIMVGNKCDLRDRREVPTSAAQCLADSYSFPLFETSAKDPAEKEHVDAIFLTLAYRLKSHKPMRLKQLSEGSVRQLWNQREEEAAICQC, encoded by the exons ATGGCAATAGAAAACAAACCTGGGGATGGATTTGACACCGTTTTCTGTCAAAACGACTCCGTGGGGCTCGGCTCGCATCACGATTATGACGCTGCGCAGGCTCGGATCTTCAAGATCATCGTCATCGGAGACTCAAACGTCGGGAAGACGTGTCTGACTTACAGATTCTGCGGGGGCACTTTCCTGAAAAACCCAGAGGCGACGATCGGGGTCGATTTCAGAGAGAGGACGCTGCAGCTCGATGGAGAGACGATCaag TTGCAGATCTGGGACACGGCAGGTCAGGAGCGCTTCAGGAAGAGCATGGTGGAGCACTACTACCGCAGTGTCCACGCCGTCATCTTCGTGTACGACGTGACCAGCCTCACCTCCTTCGAGAGCATCCCCGAGTGGATCGAGGAGTGCAGCCGGCACTCTGTCGGGCCCATGGTGCCGCGCATCATGGTGGGCAACAAGTGCGACCTGAGGGACCGCCGGGAGGTCCCCACCTCGGCCGCGCAGTGTCTCGCCGACAGCTACAGCTTCCCACTGTTTGAGACTTCAGCCAAGGACCCAGCCGAGAAGGAACACGTCGACGCTATCTTTCTGACTTTGGCTTATAGACTGAAAAGCCACAAACCGATGAGACTGAAGCAGCTGAGTGAGGGCAGCGTCAGGCAGCTGTGGaaccagagagaggaggaagcagcaaTTTGTCAATGCTGA
- the LOC104938833 gene encoding ras-related protein Rab-33B isoform X2 — MAIENKPGDGFDTVFCQNDSVGLGSHHDYDAAQARIFKIIVIGDSNVGKTCLTYRFCGGTFLKNPEATIGVDFRERTLQLDGETIKIWDTAGQERFRKSMVEHYYRSVHAVIFVYDVTSLTSFESIPEWIEECSRHSVGPMVPRIMVGNKCDLRDRREVPTSAAQCLADSYSFPLFETSAKDPAEKEHVDAIFLTLAYRLKSHKPMRLKQLSEGSVRQLWNQREEEAAICQC; from the exons ATGGCAATAGAAAACAAACCTGGGGATGGATTTGACACCGTTTTCTGTCAAAACGACTCCGTGGGGCTCGGCTCGCATCACGATTATGACGCTGCGCAGGCTCGGATCTTCAAGATCATCGTCATCGGAGACTCAAACGTCGGGAAGACGTGTCTGACTTACAGATTCTGCGGGGGCACTTTCCTGAAAAACCCAGAGGCGACGATCGGGGTCGATTTCAGAGAGAGGACGCTGCAGCTCGATGGAGAGACGATCaag ATCTGGGACACGGCAGGTCAGGAGCGCTTCAGGAAGAGCATGGTGGAGCACTACTACCGCAGTGTCCACGCCGTCATCTTCGTGTACGACGTGACCAGCCTCACCTCCTTCGAGAGCATCCCCGAGTGGATCGAGGAGTGCAGCCGGCACTCTGTCGGGCCCATGGTGCCGCGCATCATGGTGGGCAACAAGTGCGACCTGAGGGACCGCCGGGAGGTCCCCACCTCGGCCGCGCAGTGTCTCGCCGACAGCTACAGCTTCCCACTGTTTGAGACTTCAGCCAAGGACCCAGCCGAGAAGGAACACGTCGACGCTATCTTTCTGACTTTGGCTTATAGACTGAAAAGCCACAAACCGATGAGACTGAAGCAGCTGAGTGAGGGCAGCGTCAGGCAGCTGTGGaaccagagagaggaggaagcagcaaTTTGTCAATGCTGA